A window of the Methanoregula sp. genome harbors these coding sequences:
- the fhcD gene encoding formylmethanofuran--tetrahydromethanopterin N-formyltransferase, which produces MEINGTGILDTFAEAFPVWLSRIIITAATTEWAYKAAVEATGFATSKIGCPCEAGIERYLTPEETPDSRPGISILICSEKKNMKSHVAGRISQCVLPTPTASAFDGFPDADFRFFSKMHYFGDRYEERCMVGGRKCWKIPVMEGDYVGEERFGTVKGIAGGNFLVMGKDQQSALSGAVAAVKKITGIHGVITSFAGGIVGSGSKVGCKNYRFPMPASTNHAWCPTLKDRIPDSLVPEGVASVYEIVLNGIDESSIRNAMKTGIQAATETGTVMYIGASNFEGKLGQYRFYLHDLFR; this is translated from the coding sequence ATGGAGATCAACGGCACCGGGATACTTGACACCTTTGCAGAGGCATTCCCGGTCTGGCTGTCGCGGATTATCATCACGGCAGCAACAACAGAGTGGGCGTACAAGGCAGCTGTAGAAGCGACCGGGTTTGCGACATCCAAGATCGGGTGCCCCTGTGAAGCTGGGATTGAACGATATCTCACTCCAGAAGAGACCCCGGATAGCAGACCCGGAATCTCGATACTGATCTGTTCGGAAAAGAAGAACATGAAATCACATGTCGCGGGCAGGATCTCCCAGTGTGTCCTTCCCACACCGACAGCATCAGCTTTTGACGGTTTTCCTGATGCTGATTTTCGGTTCTTTTCAAAAATGCACTATTTTGGGGACCGGTATGAAGAGCGGTGCATGGTTGGTGGCAGGAAATGCTGGAAGATCCCGGTTATGGAAGGCGATTATGTGGGAGAGGAACGTTTTGGGACCGTAAAGGGTATTGCCGGCGGGAACTTTCTGGTCATGGGAAAAGACCAGCAGTCGGCACTTTCCGGCGCCGTTGCTGCAGTAAAAAAAATAACCGGCATTCATGGTGTTATAACCAGTTTTGCGGGTGGTATTGTTGGCAGCGGTTCAAAGGTAGGGTGCAAAAACTATCGTTTCCCGATGCCGGCAAGCACCAACCATGCCTGGTGTCCTACTCTCAAGGATCGAATCCCCGATTCGTTAGTCCCTGAAGGAGTGGCTTCAGTATATGAGATCGTTTTGAATGGTATCGATGAGAGCTCCATCAGGAATGCAATGAAAACCGGCATCCAGGCTGCGACTGAAACCGGGACGGTCATGTACATCGGCGCATCAAATTTCGAGGGAAAACTCGGTCAGTACCGGTTTTATCTCCATGACCTTTTCCGGTAA
- a CDS encoding GHMP kinase codes for MPIMKIRGGDLDLVEYEFKSFAPKTILKTLGLEKKKFKLAPVNGKVTVKAPARIHLTVLDMNRFAPDHPGGGGIGFAIQCYCTATVECTKKEISINYGRAPIIENFVAVFKKAVGYTGGFTITATDHEQKHVGLGSTSTVMIAVATAMNVAVGSPLTNTQLRHLIGHNYVEETTDGNVAFGFETGVGPAVSTHGGMAIMGDELSLVYHHSFAEGKNVHIIIPPTDISSAGTQEFNLLMNKARTLDYRDRELKAYLFLMDLVPALENDDIKKAGDVVWEIEFRGSKRAEVEHHSYGIYHYMSQLREKKLEFVGMSSVGPSIAVVTALDRKAMDKLLKPLGLSVTISTKVDNKGMTIAHKK; via the coding sequence ATGCCGATCATGAAAATCCGCGGTGGGGATCTGGATCTCGTGGAGTACGAGTTCAAGTCTTTCGCTCCAAAAACAATTTTAAAAACGCTCGGGCTTGAGAAGAAGAAGTTCAAACTGGCACCGGTAAATGGGAAAGTAACTGTCAAAGCCCCGGCACGCATCCACCTGACCGTCCTGGACATGAACCGCTTTGCCCCGGATCACCCGGGCGGCGGTGGCATCGGGTTTGCAATACAGTGTTATTGTACTGCAACGGTTGAATGTACAAAAAAAGAAATCTCGATCAATTATGGGCGTGCACCTATCATCGAGAACTTCGTCGCCGTGTTCAAAAAGGCGGTCGGATATACCGGCGGATTTACCATCACGGCAACCGATCATGAACAGAAACATGTGGGCCTTGGATCAACCAGCACCGTCATGATTGCAGTAGCTACTGCAATGAATGTTGCCGTGGGTTCTCCGCTCACCAATACCCAGCTCCGCCATTTAATCGGTCATAATTATGTTGAAGAGACCACAGATGGTAATGTTGCTTTTGGATTCGAGACCGGTGTCGGCCCTGCGGTAAGTACCCATGGTGGCATGGCAATCATGGGCGATGAGCTCTCGCTGGTCTACCATCACTCCTTTGCCGAAGGAAAGAATGTGCATATTATAATCCCCCCCACAGACATTTCATCGGCCGGGACGCAGGAATTCAATCTCCTGATGAACAAGGCACGGACATTGGATTACCGTGACCGCGAACTTAAGGCATATCTCTTCTTGATGGACCTTGTACCCGCACTTGAAAACGATGACATAAAAAAAGCTGGCGATGTGGTCTGGGAGATCGAGTTCCGGGGATCCAAACGAGCTGAAGTGGAGCACCACAGTTACGGGATCTATCATTACATGAGCCAGCTTCGGGAGAAAAAACTCGAATTTGTCGGTATGAGTTCGGTAGGTCCTTCTATTGCCGTAGTCACCGCACTTGACCGGAAAGCCATGGACAAACTACTCAAACCTCTTGGCCTGAGCGTCACTATCAGCACGAAAGTCGATAACAAGGGCATGACGATTGCCCACAAAAAATAA
- a CDS encoding DUF2148 domain-containing protein, with amino-acid sequence MTLEKTAVTVVAGLMALAARTAPKGKGVDTISIRVLTGKEVSTLATRLSELGEERDIGFFKRDAKNISASDACVLVGARGDVIVGINCGACGFATCAEMAMECKKRKNKKTTPYSGPNCAIRMADLGIALGSAVKTAQIHNVDNRIMYSGGVAAIDLGLLGKDCTVAYAIPLSATGKNIFFDRS; translated from the coding sequence ATGACTCTTGAAAAGACAGCAGTGACGGTAGTTGCCGGTCTCATGGCCCTTGCCGCTCGCACCGCCCCGAAAGGAAAAGGAGTGGATACGATTAGTATCAGGGTGCTTACCGGAAAGGAAGTGTCCACGCTGGCTACCCGACTTTCCGAACTGGGAGAAGAACGCGATATTGGTTTTTTCAAAAGAGATGCAAAGAACATTTCAGCAAGTGATGCGTGCGTCCTGGTTGGTGCACGGGGTGATGTCATTGTCGGCATCAATTGCGGTGCGTGTGGGTTTGCGACCTGTGCGGAGATGGCAATGGAATGCAAAAAGCGCAAGAACAAGAAAACCACGCCGTATTCCGGGCCCAACTGCGCTATACGGATGGCTGACCTCGGCATTGCCCTTGGCTCGGCAGTAAAAACCGCCCAGATTCATAATGTCGATAACCGGATTATGTATTCCGGCGGTGTAGCCGCTATCGATCTCGGGCTTTTGGGAAAGGATTGTACGGTTGCCTATGCGATTCCCCTCTCTGCTACAGGCAAAAACATTTTCTTCGATCGCTCATAA